Proteins found in one Plodia interpunctella isolate USDA-ARS_2022_Savannah chromosome 24, ilPloInte3.2, whole genome shotgun sequence genomic segment:
- the LOC128680551 gene encoding myrosinase 1-like isoform X1, with the protein MFYFLLVILSVSVADGWSDNRQRRFKDDFLFGTASASYQVEGAWDADGKSESIWDRYVHSRPKLSPDGDVACDSYHQISRDVQMLRELGVDFYRFSIAWTRVLPSGFPNKIKEKGLQYYHNLVDELLKYNIQPMVTLYHFDLPQSLQDLGGWTNPLSITWFEDYARVIFENFASKVPHFITINQPNTVCVDGYGGDNFAPGINSLGVGDYLCVKHVMLAHAKAYRLYEKEFKTKHQGSVGIAISVNWIEPINNQTENVEAAEVAREFSIGLYVNPIWSKEGDFPALVKERVAAKSKEQGFLTSRLPTFTPEEKDLLKGSSDFLGMNHYTTGLAQPSAAKYPSPSFLDDMSVDFTQSLDWVQGTSPWLKSAPFGLYKSCLYLNKQYGYPTIIITEHGWSTNLGRKDPSRVDNLRAYLTALLFAIEDGTVVKGYTAWSLMDNVEWGAGVSERFGLYEVDFNSQNRHRSPRVSAHVYKRIIEQRVVEDTWRPTSLKMEVSTRRTGKNKSEL; encoded by the exons ATGTTCTACTTTTTACTTGTAATTTTAAG tGTGTCTGTCGCCGACGGCTGGTCTGATAACAGACAACGACGATTCAAAGATGATTTCTTGTTTGGAACTGCTTCGGCATCTTACCAGGTGGAAGGTGCATGGGACGCCGATg GTAAAAGCGAAAGCATATGGGACAGATACGTACACAGCCGTCCAAAACTCAGTCCGGATGGTGACGTGGCCTGTGATTCTTACCATCAGATCTCCAGAGATGTTCAGATGTTGAGGGAACTGGGTGTGGACTTCTATAGGTTCTCCATAGCTTGGACAAGGGTGTTACCCTCAG GATTCCccaacaaaattaaagaaaaaggcTTACAGTACTATCACAATTTGGTTGACGAGTTATTGAAATACAACATACAGCCTATGGTCACTCTTTACCACTTTGATCTTCCTCAAAGCCTCCAGGACTTGGGTGGCTGGACTAACCCACTATCCATCACCTGGTTTGAAGACTACGCAAGAGTTATCTTTGAAAATTTCGCAAGCAAAGTCccacattttattactataaatcAGCCCAATACTGTATGTGTCGATGGGTATGGAGGGGATAACTTTGCACCAGGGATCAATTCGCTTGGAGTGGGAGActacttgtgtgtgaaacaTGTAATGTTGGCTCATGCAAAAGCGTATAGATTGTATGAAAAggaattcaaaacaaaacatcaaG GATCTGTGGGAATAGCAATATCAGTGAATTGGATAGAGCCTATCAACAATCAAACGGAAAACGTGGAGGCTGCCGAGGTCGCTAGAGAATTTTCT ATTGGCTTATACGTAAATCCAATATGGTCAAAAGAAGGGGATTTCCCGGCTCTAGTCAAAGAGAGGGTTGCCGCCAAAAGCAAAGAACAAGGGTTCTTAACATCTCGTCTGCCTACCTTTACTCCTGAAGAGAAGGACTTGCTGaaag GCTCATCAGACTTCCTGGGCATGAACCACTACACCACAGGTCTGGCCCAACCCAGCGCTGCAAAGTATCCCTCCCCATCATTTCTGGACGACATGAGTGTGGACTTCACTCAGAGTTTGGATTGGGTTCAGGGTACTTCTCCTTGGTTAAAG aGCGCCCCATTCGGCCTATACAAATCGTGCCTCTACCTAAACAAGCAATACGGCTACCCCACCATCATTATAACTGAACATGGCTGGTCCACAAACCTCGGCCGAAAAGACCCCAGTCGGGTGGACAACTTGAGGGCTTACCTCACAGCATTACTGTTTGCGATTGAAGACGGGACCGTTGTGAAGGGTTACACGGCGTGGAGCTTGATGGATAACGTCGAGTGGGGCGCTGGAGTCAG TGAACGATTCGGCCTGTACGAAGTGGATTTCAACTCGCAGAACAGACATCGTTCACCCCGTGTCTCTGCCCACGTCTACAAGAGAATCATAGAGCAGAGAGTTGTGGAAGACACTTGGAGACCGACCAGTTTGAAAATGGAAGTGTCTACGAGAAGAACGGGGAAGAACAAGTCGGAGTTATAA
- the LOC128680551 gene encoding lactase-like protein isoform X2 — MLRELGVDFYRFSIAWTRVLPSGFPNKIKEKGLQYYHNLVDELLKYNIQPMVTLYHFDLPQSLQDLGGWTNPLSITWFEDYARVIFENFASKVPHFITINQPNTVCVDGYGGDNFAPGINSLGVGDYLCVKHVMLAHAKAYRLYEKEFKTKHQGSVGIAISVNWIEPINNQTENVEAAEVAREFSIGLYVNPIWSKEGDFPALVKERVAAKSKEQGFLTSRLPTFTPEEKDLLKGSSDFLGMNHYTTGLAQPSAAKYPSPSFLDDMSVDFTQSLDWVQGTSPWLKSAPFGLYKSCLYLNKQYGYPTIIITEHGWSTNLGRKDPSRVDNLRAYLTALLFAIEDGTVVKGYTAWSLMDNVEWGAGVSERFGLYEVDFNSQNRHRSPRVSAHVYKRIIEQRVVEDTWRPTSLKMEVSTRRTGKNKSEL, encoded by the exons ATGTTGAGGGAACTGGGTGTGGACTTCTATAGGTTCTCCATAGCTTGGACAAGGGTGTTACCCTCAG GATTCCccaacaaaattaaagaaaaaggcTTACAGTACTATCACAATTTGGTTGACGAGTTATTGAAATACAACATACAGCCTATGGTCACTCTTTACCACTTTGATCTTCCTCAAAGCCTCCAGGACTTGGGTGGCTGGACTAACCCACTATCCATCACCTGGTTTGAAGACTACGCAAGAGTTATCTTTGAAAATTTCGCAAGCAAAGTCccacattttattactataaatcAGCCCAATACTGTATGTGTCGATGGGTATGGAGGGGATAACTTTGCACCAGGGATCAATTCGCTTGGAGTGGGAGActacttgtgtgtgaaacaTGTAATGTTGGCTCATGCAAAAGCGTATAGATTGTATGAAAAggaattcaaaacaaaacatcaaG GATCTGTGGGAATAGCAATATCAGTGAATTGGATAGAGCCTATCAACAATCAAACGGAAAACGTGGAGGCTGCCGAGGTCGCTAGAGAATTTTCT ATTGGCTTATACGTAAATCCAATATGGTCAAAAGAAGGGGATTTCCCGGCTCTAGTCAAAGAGAGGGTTGCCGCCAAAAGCAAAGAACAAGGGTTCTTAACATCTCGTCTGCCTACCTTTACTCCTGAAGAGAAGGACTTGCTGaaag GCTCATCAGACTTCCTGGGCATGAACCACTACACCACAGGTCTGGCCCAACCCAGCGCTGCAAAGTATCCCTCCCCATCATTTCTGGACGACATGAGTGTGGACTTCACTCAGAGTTTGGATTGGGTTCAGGGTACTTCTCCTTGGTTAAAG aGCGCCCCATTCGGCCTATACAAATCGTGCCTCTACCTAAACAAGCAATACGGCTACCCCACCATCATTATAACTGAACATGGCTGGTCCACAAACCTCGGCCGAAAAGACCCCAGTCGGGTGGACAACTTGAGGGCTTACCTCACAGCATTACTGTTTGCGATTGAAGACGGGACCGTTGTGAAGGGTTACACGGCGTGGAGCTTGATGGATAACGTCGAGTGGGGCGCTGGAGTCAG TGAACGATTCGGCCTGTACGAAGTGGATTTCAACTCGCAGAACAGACATCGTTCACCCCGTGTCTCTGCCCACGTCTACAAGAGAATCATAGAGCAGAGAGTTGTGGAAGACACTTGGAGACCGACCAGTTTGAAAATGGAAGTGTCTACGAGAAGAACGGGGAAGAACAAGTCGGAGTTATAA